A genome region from Fodinibius salicampi includes the following:
- a CDS encoding RNA polymerase sigma factor, with amino-acid sequence MVESIQPDYTCDVKFKDDPDLWQSILEGERDAFELLFQKYFDDLFHYALKLTGQRSIAEDHVQGLFLYIWQKRGTLKEVMAVKTYLWAALRRRIIDSYRKKKTERKYLNTYHDDNLSMQLSSEELIINDEQATIRSKKLKKAIEQLSSRECEVLYLKFYEGMNYQEIEQIMSVNYQTCRNYTYRAIEFLRKTLHTEVLASIILAGLLSML; translated from the coding sequence ATGGTTGAATCGATACAACCAGATTATACGTGTGATGTGAAATTTAAGGATGATCCGGATTTATGGCAGTCCATATTAGAGGGAGAGCGGGATGCCTTTGAGCTATTGTTCCAAAAATATTTTGATGATTTATTTCATTATGCCTTAAAGTTGACCGGACAACGGAGTATAGCTGAAGATCACGTTCAGGGATTATTTCTATATATTTGGCAGAAGAGAGGCACTCTTAAAGAGGTGATGGCAGTGAAAACTTACCTATGGGCGGCTCTCAGAAGACGTATTATTGATAGTTACCGCAAAAAGAAGACTGAACGGAAGTACTTGAACACATACCATGATGATAATTTGAGCATGCAACTTTCCTCTGAGGAATTGATCATCAATGACGAGCAGGCTACTATTCGAAGCAAAAAATTGAAAAAGGCGATAGAACAACTATCATCCCGAGAATGCGAGGTACTGTATCTAAAATTCTACGAAGGCATGAATTATCAGGAGATCGAACAGATTATGTCGGTCAATTATCAGACTTGCCGTAACTATACATATAGAGCTATAGAATTTTTGCGAAAAACCCTCCATACAGAAGTTTTAGCCAGCATCATTTTAGCAGGACTACTCAGTATGTTATAA